In Tachysurus fulvidraco isolate hzauxx_2018 chromosome 5, HZAU_PFXX_2.0, whole genome shotgun sequence, the genomic stretch TTATAATGTAAGCAATATCAGAACCGAACTTGTCTTATGGACATTCCACAAGGTAAAACATAACTATAAATaggaaaaaatagtttttttattatcagtATCATTAATCACTGCATAAAACACCTgatattgaaaaaaaatcaacttctGGGTGGTAAAGGTAACTCTGCTTTACTGATGATTATGCaatttcctctaacagcatgcCTCCTCATGTTTATATCTTACTTAATAAGCAGGGCTTCCTAACTGTGGGTCTATTCACAGAATTATTTTCCCTGATCGGAGCACCACCGGTACAAAGTGGAACATCTGACTCTTCTAGCAACCAAACCAAAACCGGAGCCAAAGATCCTTCTCTACCAGTCAATGAGCTGCTGGAGCAAGGCAAAAAATCTGCAGACCCAAAGCTGGCACTGCCCCCGGGTATATGGCccaaacacacagacccacTGTCTCCTCATCCTCAGCCAGGCACACACAGCAAGAGCAAGAAGGGCTCGAGGGAGGAGCGGCTTCCCATTGATTACAACAACGAAAAACTGCGTAATGATGGCCATCATAATAAAGCCGTCCCTGCTGCCGGGGTCGGGGCATCGAATCGTACTCAGATACAGAAAGCTACACCTGAAAGCCCAGTGCTGACTAATAATCCTTCATCCAGTGAGTCTGAGCTAAATCACAACTCTAGGTCACGCACACGCTCACAGCAGTTATCATCTAACACACCAAGAGAGAGCGGGAATAGTCGGATGGATCCTGAGGAGAACAGACCAAGAAAATCAGGCCTGAACAGCAATCGTTCATTCAGCCAATACAATCGGCGCTTTTCCAGTTTACTCTACCACTTCGAcatctacaaaaaaggtaagaGAGGTTCTCTATCCGGGTCTTAAGTACTAAAGTTTCTCTGCGTAACAGCCTGACTCATAACTTTGGTGCTTTGTGTGGTTTTAAAAGTGCAAATCAAACCCTTTAATCATTCtatcattttttataataataataataataataataataataataataataataataataataataataataataataataaactttgttTTGTATAGTGCCTTTAAAAATAGCATCTCAAAGTGCTTGACATGAAAAGATGAAATGAACAAATACACATAACATTACAGGCATTAAAACTAaccatacaaaaaataaaaagccaataaataacaaacaaagtaatcacataaaagctaccctaaaaaagtaAGCTTTAAGgtaggatttaaaaacaccagGGATTCTGCATTCCTAATCTCTGAGTGCAGAGAATTCCACAATTTGGgagccaaagaaaaaaaaagccagatcACCCATAGTTTTTTGCCGTGTTGTTTGGATAGTTAGACCAGCTCCAATAGAGCATAGAGCATGTGTAGGAATGTAGGGGGTTAACAGCTCACACAAATATTGAGAGGCCAAATTATTCAAGGCCTTATAAGTGAGCATGAGAATTTTAAAATCGATATGGATTTTAAAACAGGAAGCCAGTGCAATTTTTCCAGGATAGGTGTGATGTGCCCCATTGCACTGGTTCTAGTCAGAATTCTAGCAGCTGAATTTTGTACCAACTATAATTTACTTAGGGTAGCTTTAATAACTCCAGCCATCAAAGCATTACAGTAATCAATGCgtgaaaaaacaaaagtgttgatCAGCCACAGAGAAAGTCAACATGGGATGTaatttggcaatgtttctgAGATGAAAAATTGATGCTTTGACAGTATTACGAACATGATGGTCAAATGTCAAATTGGTGTCAAATATCACCCCCAAGTTTTTTAGTTTGTAGGCCTCTATGTAGATTTTTGTGGTCTGGCAATGAGCTCTTCCCCTTGTGCTGCTCAGCTCTGCCGTTTGGTTAAAATCTCTCCTGACTCATAACTAATGAAGCATATATAGTTTTCTGAAAAAGTTTGGTGAAAATTTCAAAGTGAAGGGTGAAGTTTTGTCAGCTGAAATTCTCTTCATGCAGGACGCAGTGcatttgaaaaaatataaaatataaagaactGCTTAAAGCTGCAGAATGTCATTTTTGGTGACCTCTGTGGTAGAAATATGTTATTGCAAGCAACATGTAAATGAAGGGTTTGTAGATTTGATTGCATGAAGCAAGTCATTAATCAGTCCGACCTAAAAGCTTTGTGTTGACTAGAGCAAGTAAACACGGCAAAATAAGCAGTACAGGTTCAGGACTGGGAAACACTGCCTTATAGTTTTTAAATCCAATCACTGgaaggaaatgtgtgtgtgcatgctggaaagaagagagagagagaaagagagtgagagtgtgagagagagagagagagagagagagagagagagagagagagagagagagagagagagagagagagagagagagaaaatctcTGAGGGTGGATGGTTATTCTAATTACTCTTTCCCTCAAGCCGCAAATTGCTGCTTAGCTCACACACTTTGAATGCACCCTTTGTGCTGAAGGTCTTTGAGCCATAAGAttagtgggggaaaaaaagaatctgAAATATGCCTAAGTGAAATTGGCTACGATGCGGTGATTAAACTACAGATATCAGATAGATAGCCCTGCACCGTCCCACGCCGGACTGGAATGCGACGCTTTGCCTGGGATAATGGCACAGCAATGACAGCTTTGGCGTTGGAATGAAGCTCTGTGGTTTTCCAAGTGGCAATCACGGTCACAGTCAGTTGTGTTCATTGTGTGCcgtcattttaaaatatgccACCTAATTATCCACCACTTAAAAATGATTTAGATTGGCTTTTCAGGATGGAGATAAGTCTAAATCTGGACTCAAAAGAATGCTGGACTTTTAATTATGCTGTGATTAAGGTCTCGACCTGCCTTCATCTGACTCTGGGGAAATCAGGAAATAGACATGCAATCAAAGTGACTTATAGTCTTGTGGTGTGATGTACTGTCGCTTCCTGTCCTTTCTTTGAGCGCACTATtcacctctctgtctttctccgcACAGACTCGGATTTCATCCATGATGCAGTGTGCTTGAGTGAATGCAGGAAGGACAAGGACGAGTTAGAGCACTTCTGCTATAGTGAATTCGGTGAgtattcaacacaatcaaactgattataataaaaacagGTTACAGTCTGGTTAACTTATGAAacaatggggggaaaaaactcaAACCATAGAAGAATGCCGAATTACAGGAGAAAAAAGTGCAGAACTACAAAGAGAAACAAGAGAAATTGAGCATACCCAGGTTCCCTCAAGCGCTTCATCTTCATGGTAGAAAGATTGCACTTTGAGTTGCGCtagtttatttatgtatctCCAACGTAGCTCCTGGAAATCTGCTGATCAGTAAAGTTAAGCCTGACCTCTAAAAACACCAAATTACATCAGGGTCTTTAGGAGAATATGAAGAGTTCAAGTTAAAGCAGCTCAAACTGCTCAAATGAATACTTTCCCATTTCAAACTCAGAATAAGTGCATTTATCTGGAATTTCCACAAGGAAATGTCATATATTACATCATCTACAATACATGGATATTCAAAAGGTTTTACTTAAAAGTAGAAAATACTTAAAAGTTCAATGTTTCTCTGGCTGAAGCCACTGAAATATTTTACTACAGTAAGTCCAGGTGCAGTTGGTATAAAATAGGCATTGTTACCAAATATCAGATGCATTAAGGCTGAGTATTATGGATCCTTACTGAACTAAGCACAACACCACATCTGATGGTCATAAGGAAAATATACAGAATGTTATGAAGACGGGTTGAGAGCtgtcacatttgttttgatCTGATCTCCATCTGGGCTAAAACTTTTCAGCCCACATTTTTGACACAGCCATTTTTAACATGTCCATAGCAGATATTGATAAGAAGCATGTGAAATACAATCACAGGGTCATGGTTGTGAACAAGGTGGATTTGAATAtgcatcccccccccccacctaaACGCCTTCGGAGGAGAAACTAAAATTAGATGGACAAAGCACACATTGTCAAATGAAAGTACATATTACACAAGGACAGGAGGCAGTAAAGTGTAAGTGTTGTAACActaaagtgttttatattgGTCTAAATGAATGGGTTACAGCTTTCCTGTTTATCTTGTTTCATATTCGAAAgaaagtcgtgtgtgtgtgtgtgtttgtgtgtgtgtgtgtagttacaaGGAGTGGAGTTACAAGAGTAGTGTtgcaaagaacaaaaaaacgAAGTATGTATTTTCTCTAATTTAATTAGCAATAATTAATTTActaattctttattatttattattagactCTTCTGCCAAATGAACAACATTCTTCCAGATAAACTTAATGAAGCTgtaaacacaccacactgtgAAGATGCTGTTACACATGAAAATGATGATTCATTCACTTTTTCCAGTTGTCTTTCAAATTGGTGGAAAATGAGCGAGAATTAATTCCCCACACTGTGTTGACAGAAAAGTGGGTCAGGTCTGTGTGCagtggaaaaacacacaacgGTTTGTCAACAGTGAGACTAATCATCATATGCaaactgaaaatatttgtgTTGTCAGAAGAGCTGGGGTTTACATTTGTGTTGTCTTGAAGGGGTGAGGGTACATTCATGAACCTATTTAGCCTTTTCTCAGGAGACTCCTGAGGCTGCTTCAAACCATGAGGAGTTCCATGGcattcatggtgtgtgttctgacatcattttaattaatctttctcttttccaGCCATCAATGGCATCGTTCACGACATTGATACAATTCGTCGAGGCATCAGGCTGGTCACGCTGCTTGTGAGCAAGGACGGCTTCTACAAGATGAGCCGCCTCTACATCACTCAAGACACCTACTTCTTCAAGGTGAACATCCTGGTCTTGGATACCTACAAGTGTACCAAACCTTGTCCTGACCTCAAACTTGGTGAGTTCTGATGAATTTTATGAGTATAAGTGAACAATTCTGTATAACCATTTTTATCTGCCATTATTTCCATCACTACTGATTTTCATTCTCCTTCTATTGGTTTAGACagacattcattttaaataagcaCAAATCATGGACATGGTTAAAACAAAAGGAAGTGGGGGATGAGGATGAGGGTTGTTACAGGATGTCCTTGTTCACTGCTTACTAAAGGCTTTAGTAGGTTCTAACATTTTGACTTTCCTTAGACTTCCTTGGATTCAGCTCCCTCAATACTAAGGGCTCCTGGTGTTTCTTGTAGCTTCCTGTATCTACAGATATGTTTTTGTCAGATTAAGGCTTTGATCTGTTGCTATTTGTGAAACTGTAAAACTTTTCAGTCAACCACATCATACGGAAAACAGGAATATGTCAAGTCAGCTAGTCTTGTGTTATCTTGAAGACATTTTATTGGATGAGTGAAAATAGAGGATTGAATCAGAGATACATCCAGTCTTTGGTCCTTGACCGAATCATCAGGAATTTACAGTAACACCAGGCCAGGTCATGATACTGACAATCAGGTTGCATCTTTTTGGTGTACTAATAATCAAATTAGTAGCTTCAGTGCCTGTCCCAGACAAGGATGCATGGCCTTCCCGGTCCATAAGCACATGCTTTTGATTAAAACTGTTTGTATAATACTGACCATGCTGAAAAATACAGCCAGTTACAACACAGTCTGAGCTAGCCTTTAAACCTAACTGGTACTTCAACTGCTATGTTGTAGACACCTTATTgtatataagaaaaaaagaacattaagGCAATTAGAAACCAAGCTGGAAAATAACTAACCAGCTGGTTTATACCATATTATTACCTATCTTTCTAACATTAGCTGTGGTTACATACCACAGTGTTTCATATTGCCTCCTAACCCCATGTTCACATTAACGGGTAAAAATGGTTGTCATTGTTTGTGAGCTATTTTTTAATCCTGATGTGAACCATTTTTAGCAATATATAGCTCTAAAGCTAGCTAATCACACAAATTAAAGCAGTAATTGGTTTGAAAAGTTTTACAATCTTGAGCAAGCCTACTAGCATACTAGTTTCTTTGACAGATTAGCAGTGCAAGCTAATAAACGCTTACCAGAGGCACCAATAATCTCTGCTAATTTCCTTCTAAGATTTATTTCATATCAATATGTGAGAATGGATTAGATGGAAATAATAGTTCTATGAAACTAGACTAACTAGAAATTAGAACTAATTGCAGCTACAAGCTAAACTTTGGACCAGGCCGGCTGTAGAATCAGAGAAATCATCCAAACCAATCgtttaactttactgttatacCTACTTTGCATAGAATTGAGAAAATCTCTATTCATATTCCTCTTGTTGTGGAAATCATGCCTCTATATCtcagatatacacacagagtgTGAGTGTTAATCTGTTAGTTTTAACACTTGCTAGCAGGAAAGCAGAGTATAGATATTGTgatacaccataaacactgttTCATCATCATTTGAGGAGTTTACttaggtgtaaaaaaaaaactaaaccacTCTGCTTGCAACAATATTATTTTTTCCAGGTAGCAGATATATAATCATGGGTCATATCTACCACCGAAAGCGCCATCTCTCCTCTAGTCTCCTTGCCCTCCTGGGGGGCAAACTGAAACCAGGAGACGGGGTCCTGCGCAGCAGCAGCTACGTCAAGCGCTACAACAAAAGAAGACACCAGAAAGCTCAAGAGGCCGTGCGCTCAAGGTGCAGGTGAATGGAAAAATTACAGCTCGCTACCGACACTCGCTGCATGGGAGGAATAACTGCAGccttatgtaaatataaaaagaacaaaCTCATAATCTTGCAGTATTATCGGAGGAGATAGACAGGAAGACAAAGGCGTCTCTGTCCACCCTGCCCAAGCGTCCGAGTGTAATAGATCAATCCACTCCAAGTGGGGATATTTTGCTTGCTGTACAATGCTTGCCTTTCTGCCTGTCCTCTTTCATAGACGACTCCAGGGAAATCCGCTGGATTCCATCCACTGGCGGAGGATCTGATTCATGTCTGAAACATGAACCAGGAACCGGCTAAATATTTCCTCCGAGAAATATTCAGAGCAAACTAATAAAACGAACATTTTTTCATGTGTTTATCTACCCTATACACCCTGCCCTTTTTTAATATGCACACAACAACCATGATGTGTTTTTAGTGTACATTTACCCGCATAAACACAAGAAAAGTCCGGAAAGATCAGAGATGTTGCAAAATAACCTTGTTGAGGAAATTGAGAAAAGTCATGCATCCGCATGGCGTCAGTGTCTTCTGAGCGGTTATGTCCAGTCATTTCATATTCCGTAAAACATGTACCTCTTTAACGAAGCACAGAATATGCTATGTGACTTTGAACTTGTAATGCACTACGCACGTTGCAGAAGTTACTATTTTATATGCTTTAAGAACATTTCCTTTAGAAAATACATTCCTTCACTATCTAGAGTGCCAAAGCCAACTTTCCATGCCTTATATAGTGCAAGATTCTTTACAGTTTTTCGTGTTAATTGCGCTTCCAAGCTTCTTCTGAACACATTATACAGTGCCCAATGTCCTGTATGCAGGTTCATTTTTTCCTCCTATTTTTCCACTTTGAAAACATCATGTGTAACTCAGTTAAACTAGGTTTATTTTCCCATTCACACCGTTTGAGCTGCACAGAATGGGAGCACAAACCAACCACACAGagcttctatttattttgtccaTACTTTGTATTTCACCTTTAAGTTATACCAGAATGCAGGAAATGTGCTGTTAGGCTCAAAAGAAGGAGAGGAAGATTAAAGGGTTTGAAACGAGAAgggcacaaaaacaacaacaacaacaacaaaaaacacaaccatTCCCTTTCTTAACAcaagcttatttttattttctgtactttGGGATACTTTTTACTGCATAGTAAAAGAGAGACTGTAGAAAAAGAAGGCCAGTGTGAACGCGTTCGTCTTGAGCCCTAATCGGATAGTAATCTGATCCTCTGTGCACCTGGTTACATGAAAGAGGGCGGTTCTGTTTAGGGTCCTGTGAGCAAAAACATGGGCCAGGGCCTCAGGGAACAGACGCTCCAGGAGCCGTAATGGAACGCTACCTATGGCGAATGtttgcccacacacacacacacacacacacacacacacacacacacacacacacacacacacacacacacacacacacacacacacacacacacacacacacacacacacacacacacacacacacacacacacacacacacacacacacacacacacacacacacacacgcttttgGCTTAGGCTCAAAGGAAGCAGAAGGGGAGCGGCACGGGCAGGAAAGAAGAGGAGCTTTATGGGCATGTTGGgtgaaagagaaggaaagattTCAAGAAATTGGTTCCTTCATTCCATTAGTCAAATGTGTATAGTGGGTGGAACTGAAGGTAAACAGGGAATACTTTTATATGCACTGCTGATGCACATTTTGTCATTCTGAAATgtcttattaaataataaacatatttttttctaccTGGTGTATTTCACTTATTCTGGAAAGAGTTTAATACACACGATTCCTTAAAACAGACCTGAATTTTATAACTTTACTAATGTTTAGTGGTTCATCATTCATGCTCCTTTAAATGCCCcacaaaatatgaaaaattgCACATGCAGCATCATTAGAAATTAAATTTCCCCAGGTTTATgaattataaaataacacagtTGATTAATTGAATGCTGATGAACTTTTCCCACAGGTACATGCAAACTCACTAGActctcatttttttaatttaaacttaaCCAAATGTAAAATGATAACAGCAATTTTGTTTATCACTAACATAAATATTGTTTCTAGCTAGTTAAAAATGTTTCCAGTTACTACATCATGCTCTAATAACCTACATAGGCTGAGCAGCCTTTTACCTTTAGTTTTTAAgtgcattttcttatttaaacatttaaaatgtttcagatACTTTAGTTAATTGATTAGTTAGTTTAATCTACTTTTTTAAATGCCTACAAAAACTCTAAATATGACCTTCACCCTTTACCCTCATAAAGAAAATCCAGGATCTAAGAATATGCCAAATATGCACACTGGGAATACAAAACAACCTCTTTCCCCCAACCCCCACATGTCCCCCGGCACCCTAAACAGCTAGCAGGCTAGTTGACTAGCTCACATGTTTTTTCCACAGCTAGACATAAGTAAGAATCCAGTAGAGTTTCATTTTGCCCCATTATCAGTGATTTCAGCAGTCAAGCCTGTAAAATACACCATCACAAGACAATAGCATAAGTTGCAAGCTAGCTAACTATCTAACTTCATTAGCTAATGTCATCCTCTGATAACCTGGATATACAAAATGATAGGTTCAGAGGCAAGTTTGTAACAGTAAAAATTAAACTTGTGTTTTTTcacaatgtatataaatgtaagtaaatttAAAGCTgccataacaaaaaaaaaatacaactaaCTATGCAACCAAAATCAACCACCCAA encodes the following:
- the LOC113634581 gene encoding UPF0450 protein C17orf58 homolog; amino-acid sequence: MLMFINNMSSILLLLSLALAFSDAEERGVNELFSLIGAPPVQSGTSDSSSNQTKTGAKDPSLPVNELLEQGKKSADPKLALPPGIWPKHTDPLSPHPQPGTHSKSKKGSREERLPIDYNNEKLRNDGHHNKAVPAAGVGASNRTQIQKATPESPVLTNNPSSSESELNHNSRSRTRSQQLSSNTPRESGNSRMDPEENRPRKSGLNSNRSFSQYNRRFSSLLYHFDIYKKDSDFIHDAVCLSECRKDKDELEHFCYSEFAINGIVHDIDTIRRGIRLVTLLVSKDGFYKMSRLYITQDTYFFKVNILVLDTYKCTKPCPDLKLGSRYIIMGHIYHRKRHLSSSLLALLGGKLKPGDGVLRSSSYVKRYNKRRHQKAQEAVRSRCR